In Deltaproteobacteria bacterium, the genomic stretch CCCCCGCCGTGTTCGCGCTCGACGCCGAGCGCCGCATCACCAGCGCCAATCGCAGCGCGCGCGCGCTGTTCGACCTGCGCGACGGCTGGGAGGGGCGAGCGCTGCTCGAGCGCGTGCGGGTGCCGGCGCTGCACGAGCTACTCGATCGGGTCGCCGCCGGTGGCGAGCCCGAAACCACCGAGTTCGAGCTCCCCGGCAGCCATCGCAACGTGCAGAGCCGCGCCAGTCGCCTCGCCGACGGCGGCATCGTGGTGGTCGCCGACGACGTCACCGACATCCGTCGCCTCGAGCGCGTGCGTCGGGACTTCGTCGCGAACGTCTCGCACGAGCTACGCACGCCGATCGCGGTGATCCGCGCCAACGCCGAGACCTTGCTCGACGGCGCGCTCGAGAGCCCCGATGCGGCGCGCCGCTTCGTCGAGGCGCTGTACCGTCACGCCGATCGACTCACGCGCCTGATCAGCGACCTGCTCGACATCTCGCGCATCGAGGCGGGTAAGCGGGTGCTGGCACTGGAGTCGCTCGAGCTGCACGAGCTGGCCGCCGACGTGGTGCTCGCGCTCGAGGAGGACGCGCTCGCCAAGCAGATCACGCTGTCGGATCACGTCGACGAGGCGGTCTGGGTGCGCGCCGACGCAAAGGCGTTGGAGCAGGTACTGGTCAACCTGGTCGACAACGCGGTCAAGTACACGCCGGTGGGCGGCCACGTCGAGGTGGCCGCCGTCTGCGACCGCGGGCAGATCCGCATCGAGGTCCGCGACGACGGTCCCGGCATCGAGCCGCAGCACGCCGCACGGGTCTTCGAGCGGTTCTACCGGGTCGACAGCGGCCGCTCGCGAGAAGCCGGCGGCACCGGGCTCGGACTCTCGATCGTGAAGCACCTGGTCGAGGCGATGGGCGGCTCGGCCGGCGTCGAGCCCCGGTCGCCCCGCGGATCGATCTTCTGGATCGCGCTGCCCAAGGCCAGCCCAGCTTCCGACGCCGAGTCGGCGGCGTGACCGGCGTCCGCCGATCGCGACCACCGGAAGACGGCGACACGGAGCCGATGCGCGCGCGGCCGATTGCCTGCTAGGCTCTGTCGATGGTGTCGAAGCCGGTCGAGCACACGGCCCGCACGTACGAGCAAGAGCTCGCAGCGCTGCGTCAGAGCCTGCTGCTCATGGCCGGACGCGTCGAAGAGATGATCGCGCGTGCCGGCCGAGCACTGGCCGAGCGCGACGCCGAGCTCGCACGATCCACCATCGAGCTCGACCGCGCCGTCAACCGCGCCGAGGTCGACATCGACGAGATGTGTCTGCTGATCCTGGCGAAGCGGCAGCCGATGGCGTCGGACCTACGCTTCGTCACGCTCGCGATGAAGATGGTCACCGACCTCGAGCGCATCGCCGATCTGGCGGTCAACATCTGCGAGCGCGCGATCGATCTCAGCCGCGGCAACCCGGTGGTGGTGCATCGCGACGTACCGCGCATGACCGCGCTGGTCGAGTCGATGGTGAAGGACGCGATCGATGCCTTCGTCGGCGGCAGCTCGACCAAGGCCCGCGAAGTCATCGAGCGCGACGACGAGGTCGACGAACTCTACCACCGGGTGTTCGACGAGCTGCTGGCGTCGATGCGGGCCGACCCGAACACCGTGCACGAGTTCATCCACGTGCAGTCGGTCGCGAAGTGGCTGGAGCGCATCGCCGACCACTCGACCAACCTCGCCGAGCTCGTGATCTTCATGATCGAGGGCCGCGACGTGCGTCACCCCGGCAAGCGCGCGCCGGGCTGATCGCGCCCTGACGCCGACGGTCGATCCCACAGCACGAAGCCGATCATCGCCGCCACCGTGAGTGCGCCGGCGAGCCAGTACATCACGCGGTAGTCGCTGAGCTCGAGCACGAGGCCGAACAGCGGCCCGCCGACGACGAGTCCGAGATCGAACAGCGCGGTGAAGGTCGAGAGCGCCGCGCCGCGCTCGGCCG encodes the following:
- a CDS encoding PAS domain-containing protein translates to MRARRWMPTLTVLAGAQLVVTLVLGLLLTSMVPDARALLWTVLVLAWITSVVLSAVGLAWSERELSRTLQGLVASAQTRDPRSGGPMPDDTAMAGLAGSVHRMAGELDTALRSLSAERDRFEAVLETMAPAVFALDAERRITSANRSARALFDLRDGWEGRALLERVRVPALHELLDRVAAGGEPETTEFELPGSHRNVQSRASRLADGGIVVVADDVTDIRRLERVRRDFVANVSHELRTPIAVIRANAETLLDGALESPDAARRFVEALYRHADRLTRLISDLLDISRIEAGKRVLALESLELHELAADVVLALEEDALAKQITLSDHVDEAVWVRADAKALEQVLVNLVDNAVKYTPVGGHVEVAAVCDRGQIRIEVRDDGPGIEPQHAARVFERFYRVDSGRSREAGGTGLGLSIVKHLVEAMGGSAGVEPRSPRGSIFWIALPKASPASDAESAA
- the phoU gene encoding phosphate signaling complex protein PhoU, whose protein sequence is MVSKPVEHTARTYEQELAALRQSLLLMAGRVEEMIARAGRALAERDAELARSTIELDRAVNRAEVDIDEMCLLILAKRQPMASDLRFVTLAMKMVTDLERIADLAVNICERAIDLSRGNPVVVHRDVPRMTALVESMVKDAIDAFVGGSSTKAREVIERDDEVDELYHRVFDELLASMRADPNTVHEFIHVQSVAKWLERIADHSTNLAELVIFMIEGRDVRHPGKRAPG